The Cucumis melo cultivar AY chromosome 6, USDA_Cmelo_AY_1.0, whole genome shotgun sequence genome includes a region encoding these proteins:
- the LOC103483143 gene encoding heterogeneous nuclear ribonucleoprotein Q isoform X1, whose protein sequence is MADASEVEERVDLEEDNYMEEMDDDVEEHVDEDGVDRRAGELPEEDVEEVSEEPQVGTDTEDKFSGDGRNNLSVESIENREKSASLLDEDELEKHAQLLALPPHGSEVFIGGLSRDVLEEDLREMCESLGEIFEIRIIKDKDSGESKGYAFIAFKTKEAAQKAIEDLHGKEVKVGKTIRCSLSDSKHRLFIGNVPKSWTDDEFRRLIEGVGPGVENIELIKDPQNPNRNRGFAFVLYYNNACADYSRQKMSSANFKLDGNSPTVSWADPKSMPDNTAAAQVKALYVKNIPENTTTEQLKELFQQHGEVTKVNMPPGKAGSSKRDFAFIHYAERSSALKAVKETEKYEIEGQLLEVVLAKPQSDKKSDGAYSHISGSYPNHLLHGGYGGYGGNPYGSIGGYGVTAGFHQPMIYGRGPMPAGMQMVPMVLPDGRIGYVLQQPGVPMPPSRSRRSERSNGSGGTMGRSGGSSSSDDVNRGRRYRPY, encoded by the exons ATGGCAGATGCTTCAGAAGTTGAGGAGCGGGTGGATCTTGAAGAGGACAATTACATGGAAGAGATGGATGATGATGTAGAGGAACATGTAGATGAGGACGGAGTAGATAGGAGAGCTGGTGAACTTCCGGAAGAGGATGTTGAAGAAGTAAGCGAAGAGCCTCAAGTTGGGACCGACACAGAAGATAAATTTTCAGGAGATGGTAGAAACAACTTATCCGTAGAATCTATAGAAAATAGAGAAAAGTCGGCTTCTTTATTAGATGAAGATGAACTTGAGAAGCATGCTCAGCTTCTTGCCCTTCCTCCTCATGGATCTGAAGTTTTTATTGGTGGACTTTCACGTGATGTCTTAGAAGAAGATTTGAGAGAGATGTGTGAATCCCTAGGAGAAATATTTGAG ATAAGGATAATAAAAGACAAAGATTCTGGTGAAAGCAAAGGTTATGCTTTTATAGCGTTTAAAACCAAAGAGGCAGCACAAAAGGCTATAGAGGATTTGCATGGTAAAGAAGTCAAGGTA GGTAAAACGATAAGGTGTTCTCTGTCAGATTCTAAACACAGACTATTTATTGGTAATGTCCCAAAAAGTTGGACAGATGATGAGTTTAGGAGACTTATAGAAGGGGTTGGCCCTGGAGTTGAAAACATTGAGCTTATTAAG GATCCTCAGAACCCAAATCGAAATCGTGGATTTGCATTTGTTCTGTATTATAACAATGCATGTGCTGATTATTCAAGGCAGAAAATGTCGAGTGCAAATTTTAAGCTGGATGGAAATTCTCCAACTGTTAGTTGGGCTGATCCAAAAAGTATGCCTGATAACACTGCTGCTGCTCAG GTGAAGGCTCTTTATGTGAAAAACATACCTGAGAATACTACTACTGAGCAACTGAAAGAATTGTTTCAGCAGCATGGGGAAGTGACAAAAGTGAATATGCCACCTGGCAAAGCTGGGAGTAGTAAACGGGATTTTGCATTCATCCATTATGCTGAGAGGTCAAGTGCATTGAAGGCTGTTAAAGAGACAGAGAAATATGAAATTGAAG GCCAACTTTTGGAGGTTGTTCTTGCAAAGCCTCAAAGTGATAAAAAATCAGATGGGGCCTATTCCCATATATCTGGAAGTTATCCCAACCATCTTCTTCATGGTGGATACGGTGGTTATGGTGGAAACCCATATGGTTCCATTGGTGGGTATGGTGTTACTGCTGGCTTCCATCag CCAATGATTTATGGTAGGGGACCAATGCCAGCCGGAATGCAGATGGTACCAATGGTTTTACCAGATGGTCGAATTGGTTATGTTCT TCAGCAACCTGGAGTACCAATGCCCCCTTCTCGATCTCGAAGAAGTGAGAGGAGCAATGGATCAGGTGGAACAATGGGTCGTTCAGGAGGTAGTAGCAGTAGTGATGATGTCAACCGTGGCAGAAGGTATCGACCCTATTAA
- the LOC103483143 gene encoding heterogeneous nuclear ribonucleoprotein Q isoform X2 encodes MADASEVEERVDLEEDNYMEEMDDDVEEHVDEDGVDRRAGELPEEDVEEVSEEPQVGTDTEDKFSGDGRNNLSVESIENREKSASLLDEDELEKHAQLLALPPHGSEVFIGGLSRDVLEEDLREMCESLGEIFEIRIIKDKDSGESKGYAFIAFKTKEAAQKAIEDLHGKEVKGKTIRCSLSDSKHRLFIGNVPKSWTDDEFRRLIEGVGPGVENIELIKDPQNPNRNRGFAFVLYYNNACADYSRQKMSSANFKLDGNSPTVSWADPKSMPDNTAAAQVKALYVKNIPENTTTEQLKELFQQHGEVTKVNMPPGKAGSSKRDFAFIHYAERSSALKAVKETEKYEIEGQLLEVVLAKPQSDKKSDGAYSHISGSYPNHLLHGGYGGYGGNPYGSIGGYGVTAGFHQPMIYGRGPMPAGMQMVPMVLPDGRIGYVLQQPGVPMPPSRSRRSERSNGSGGTMGRSGGSSSSDDVNRGRRYRPY; translated from the exons ATGGCAGATGCTTCAGAAGTTGAGGAGCGGGTGGATCTTGAAGAGGACAATTACATGGAAGAGATGGATGATGATGTAGAGGAACATGTAGATGAGGACGGAGTAGATAGGAGAGCTGGTGAACTTCCGGAAGAGGATGTTGAAGAAGTAAGCGAAGAGCCTCAAGTTGGGACCGACACAGAAGATAAATTTTCAGGAGATGGTAGAAACAACTTATCCGTAGAATCTATAGAAAATAGAGAAAAGTCGGCTTCTTTATTAGATGAAGATGAACTTGAGAAGCATGCTCAGCTTCTTGCCCTTCCTCCTCATGGATCTGAAGTTTTTATTGGTGGACTTTCACGTGATGTCTTAGAAGAAGATTTGAGAGAGATGTGTGAATCCCTAGGAGAAATATTTGAG ATAAGGATAATAAAAGACAAAGATTCTGGTGAAAGCAAAGGTTATGCTTTTATAGCGTTTAAAACCAAAGAGGCAGCACAAAAGGCTATAGAGGATTTGCATGGTAAAGAAGTCAAG GGTAAAACGATAAGGTGTTCTCTGTCAGATTCTAAACACAGACTATTTATTGGTAATGTCCCAAAAAGTTGGACAGATGATGAGTTTAGGAGACTTATAGAAGGGGTTGGCCCTGGAGTTGAAAACATTGAGCTTATTAAG GATCCTCAGAACCCAAATCGAAATCGTGGATTTGCATTTGTTCTGTATTATAACAATGCATGTGCTGATTATTCAAGGCAGAAAATGTCGAGTGCAAATTTTAAGCTGGATGGAAATTCTCCAACTGTTAGTTGGGCTGATCCAAAAAGTATGCCTGATAACACTGCTGCTGCTCAG GTGAAGGCTCTTTATGTGAAAAACATACCTGAGAATACTACTACTGAGCAACTGAAAGAATTGTTTCAGCAGCATGGGGAAGTGACAAAAGTGAATATGCCACCTGGCAAAGCTGGGAGTAGTAAACGGGATTTTGCATTCATCCATTATGCTGAGAGGTCAAGTGCATTGAAGGCTGTTAAAGAGACAGAGAAATATGAAATTGAAG GCCAACTTTTGGAGGTTGTTCTTGCAAAGCCTCAAAGTGATAAAAAATCAGATGGGGCCTATTCCCATATATCTGGAAGTTATCCCAACCATCTTCTTCATGGTGGATACGGTGGTTATGGTGGAAACCCATATGGTTCCATTGGTGGGTATGGTGTTACTGCTGGCTTCCATCag CCAATGATTTATGGTAGGGGACCAATGCCAGCCGGAATGCAGATGGTACCAATGGTTTTACCAGATGGTCGAATTGGTTATGTTCT TCAGCAACCTGGAGTACCAATGCCCCCTTCTCGATCTCGAAGAAGTGAGAGGAGCAATGGATCAGGTGGAACAATGGGTCGTTCAGGAGGTAGTAGCAGTAGTGATGATGTCAACCGTGGCAGAAGGTATCGACCCTATTAA
- the LOC103483144 gene encoding 3-ketoacyl-CoA synthase 1: protein MESIEMDTERLTAEMELKDSSSILIRIRQRLPDFLQSVKLKYVKLGYGYSSNSATTLMFLVILPLFISLAIQLSGFKLFRVSELLPTTRLQYEIDATTAIAGLLSIFLLGFYCSKRSTPVYLVEFACHKPADVRKMTVDSFLEMSAESGAFQEDALKFMSKVAKRAGLGDETYLSRGITSRPPNLCLDEARFEAETVMFGALDALFEKTGLDPSEIGILIVNCSLFNPIPSLSAMIVNHYKLRTDVKAYNLSGMGCSASPISITLAKDLLNANPNTYAVVVSTESITLNWYFGNDRSMLISNCLFRMGGAAVLLSNKHTDRSRSKYELIHTIRTHKGADDESYNCVYQKEDEEGKIGVSLARELMAVASETLKTNITTLGPLVLPFSEQFAFFVSMLKKKVLKAKVKPYVPDFKLAFEHFCIHAGGRAVLDALQKNLQLSEWHMEPSRMTLYRFGNTSSSSLWYELAYTEAKNRVTKGHRIWQVAFGAGFKCNSAVWKALREIPATECDRVNPWIDSIDNFPVKVPVE from the coding sequence ATGGAGAGCATAGAGATGGATACAGAGAGATTAACGGCAGAAATGGAGCTTAAGGACTCCTCTTCCATCCTTATCAGAATCCGGCAACGGTTGCCGGACTTTCTACAGTCAGTCAAGCTTAAATATGTAAAATTGGGATATGGGTACTCATCCAACTCTGCCACTACTCTTATGTTCCTTGTCATTTTGCCTCTGTTTATTTCCCTCGCTATTCAACTTTCCGGTTTCAAACTCTTCCGGGTATCTGAGTTACTGCCGACCACAAGATTACAATATGAGATTGATGCAACTACGGCCATAGCCGGTTTGCTGTCGATATTTCTCCTCGGCTTCTACTGTTCCAAGCGATCCACGCCGGTTTATCTGGTAGAGTTTGCCTGTCACAAACCAGCGGACGTGAGGAAGATGACGGTGGACAGCTTCCTGGAAATGAGTGCAGAGAGCGGTGCCTTTCAAGAGGATGCCCTTAAGTTTATGTCGAAAGTAGCAAAACGAGCCGGTCTTGGCGACGAAACCTACTTGTCGAGAGGAATTACTTCTCGGCCGCCGAATTTGTGTCTTGACGAAGCACGCTTCGAAGCGGAGACTGTAATGTTCGGCGCACTCGATGCTCTCTTCGAGAAAACCGGCTTGGACCCGAGTGAAATAGGAATTCTAATCGTTAATTGCAGCTTATTCAACCCCATACCATCGCTGTCCGCCATGATTGTGAACCACTACAAGCTTCGAACCGACGTTAAAGCCTACAATCTCAGTGGAATGGGATGTAGCGCAAGCCCTATCTCGATTACGCTTGCTAAGGACCTTCTCAACGCTAACCCCAACACGTACGCCGTAGTTGTGAGCACCGAAAGTATAACCCTAAATTGGTACTTTGGTAACGATCGCTCGATGCTGATCAGCAATTGTCTGTTTCGGATGGGAGGAGCCGCCGTGCTGTTATCAAACAAGCACACGGATCGATCCCGCTCAAAATACGAGTTGATTCACACGATTCGGACTCACAAAGGAGCTGACGACGAAAGCTATAATTGCGTTTATCAGAAAGAGGACGAGGAGGGGAAAATTGGAGTTTCACTCGCGCGCGAATTAATGGCGGTAGCAAGTGAAACATTAAAGACGAACATCACGACTCTAGGCCCTTTGGTACTACCATTTTCAGAGCAATTCGCCTTCTTCGTCTCTATGTTGAAAAAGAAAGTACTGAAAGCAAAGGTGAAACCGTACGTACCAGATTTTAAGCTCGCATTCGAGCATTTCTGTATCCATGCCGGCGGAAGAGCGGTGCTGGACGCTCTGCAGAAGAACCTCCAACTGAGTGAATGGCACATGGAACCCTCGAGGATGACGCTGTACCGATTTGGAAACACATCGAGTAGTTCCTTGTGGTACGAATTGGCATACACAGAAGCAAAGAATCGCGTCACAAAAGGCCACCGTATCTGGCAGGTAGCTTTCGGAGCCGGATTCAAGTGTAACAGCGCAGTTTGGAAGGCGCTGAGAGAAATTCCGGCGACCGAGTGCGACCGAGTTAACCCATGGATCGATTCAATCGATAACTTTCCGGTGAAGGTTCCTGTTGAATAA